The Chitinophagales bacterium genome has a window encoding:
- a CDS encoding DUF2779 domain-containing protein — protein MTRHILSKSTFLKGCQCHKYLWLYKHKYEARDEESEGLSSTFSQGISVGELARNLFPGGVDASPIDHFNFQQSVLDTAKYIEQGQKVIYEAAFQYDGVLIAIDILVNEGGKWYAYEVKASTKVKDIFIQDVALQYHVITNCGIDLADISVIHLNNKYVRFGDLDIKQLFTIESVLNNVLSMQDAIAGQIEVLKGVVASNEEPEIEMGNHCNNPYDCDFIGYCKDLDPFSECFPIDQVVNINVSGINEFLSELVYPLQYMDFETYMVAVPEHDGHWPYRQVPFQFSLHIESKGQKTLKHHQFIGKPGASPTREFIETLLNAVSGHGSIVVYNKAFENTRLNELKLEFPEFEEQITGIQDRFVDLMVPFRKKYYENSALNGKYSIKRVLPVIFPELSYEDLNITNGSDASTIYYNLRNETDEILIEKTTKDLFEYCKLDTLAMVQILNELKKLTNDF, from the coding sequence ATGACTCGTCACATTCTATCTAAATCGACCTTCTTAAAGGGATGTCAATGCCATAAATATCTTTGGCTATACAAACATAAATATGAGGCAAGAGATGAAGAAAGTGAAGGCTTATCGTCTACATTTTCACAAGGTATCAGTGTTGGAGAATTAGCAAGAAATTTATTCCCTGGAGGTGTGGATGCCAGTCCTATTGACCATTTTAATTTTCAGCAATCAGTGTTAGACACCGCTAAATATATAGAGCAGGGACAAAAGGTTATTTATGAGGCGGCTTTTCAGTACGATGGAGTCTTGATAGCTATTGACATACTTGTAAACGAAGGTGGTAAATGGTATGCATACGAGGTAAAGGCAAGTACGAAGGTTAAAGACATATTTATACAGGATGTGGCCCTTCAATATCATGTAATCACCAACTGTGGGATAGACCTTGCAGACATCAGCGTGATACACCTTAATAATAAGTATGTCAGGTTTGGAGATTTGGATATAAAACAGCTCTTTACGATAGAATCGGTGTTGAATAATGTACTATCTATGCAGGATGCTATTGCGGGACAGATTGAAGTTCTTAAAGGGGTTGTAGCATCAAATGAAGAACCTGAAATTGAAATGGGTAATCACTGCAATAATCCTTATGACTGTGACTTTATAGGCTACTGTAAAGACCTTGACCCCTTTAGTGAATGTTTCCCAATAGACCAGGTAGTCAATATTAATGTTAGCGGGATTAATGAGTTTCTATCAGAATTGGTGTATCCACTACAATATATGGACTTTGAAACCTATATGGTTGCAGTGCCAGAACATGATGGTCATTGGCCCTACAGGCAAGTGCCATTCCAATTCTCCTTACATATAGAAAGCAAGGGACAAAAAACACTCAAACATCACCAATTTATAGGTAAGCCTGGTGCAAGCCCTACTAGGGAATTTATAGAGACATTATTGAATGCTGTATCTGGCCATGGCTCTATTGTGGTTTATAATAAAGCCTTTGAAAACACAAGGCTTAATGAGCTTAAATTGGAATTCCCTGAGTTTGAAGAGCAAATAACAGGGATTCAGGACAGATTTGTGGACCTAATGGTTCCCTTCAGGAAAAAGTATTATGAAAATAGTGCGCTTAATGGTAAATATTCAATCAAAAGAGTATTACCAGTGATATTCCCTGAGTTGAGTTATGAAGACCTGAATATTACAAATGGCTCAGATGCGAGTACTATTTATTACAACCTGAGAAATGAAACGGATGAAATCTTAATTGAGAAAACCACGAAAGACCTATTCGAATACTGCAAATTGGACACACTTGCTATGGTTCAAATACTAAACGAACTTAAAAAGTTAACAAATGATTTTTAA
- a CDS encoding WYL domain-containing protein, whose translation MLIIKKLRIKPYSSYEEIEAYISNQLEFLSVQDEELYVGFSKRTLQRDIREIRSVFGLIIEYSTKDKGYHIVEDIAGNMSFQKIIEAFDLFSSLNMAGHVSGYIHFEDKKRAGTENILGLLHAIKNRFAVMFDYEKYWDGNSRTRELRPLLLKEFKNRWYVIGEDENLEVKTFALDRMTELTITSKRFKSSKSDYVKNMHFHAFGIIAPTDAKPEKVEISLNPIQGKYVKSLPLHRSQKILVDNDEELRISLIVYITWDLIMELLSYGETIKILEPKSLVTQVKNELETTLFKYK comes from the coding sequence ATGCTTATCATCAAGAAGTTGAGGATAAAGCCATACTCTTCATATGAAGAGATTGAAGCTTATATATCTAATCAACTTGAGTTTCTGTCGGTTCAAGATGAGGAGCTATATGTAGGCTTTTCAAAGCGAACTTTGCAGCGTGATATTCGAGAAATAAGGTCTGTTTTTGGTTTAATTATTGAATATTCAACAAAGGATAAAGGCTATCATATAGTTGAAGATATTGCAGGAAATATGAGTTTTCAGAAGATAATTGAGGCCTTTGATTTATTTAGTTCACTAAATATGGCGGGTCATGTTTCAGGATATATACACTTTGAAGATAAAAAACGAGCAGGTACAGAAAATATACTTGGGTTACTTCATGCCATTAAAAATAGGTTTGCGGTTATGTTTGATTATGAGAAGTATTGGGATGGCAATTCAAGAACACGAGAACTTCGCCCACTACTTTTGAAGGAATTCAAAAATAGGTGGTACGTCATTGGTGAAGATGAAAATTTAGAAGTTAAAACCTTTGCTTTGGATAGGATGACAGAATTGACAATTACTTCAAAACGATTTAAATCATCTAAAAGTGATTATGTAAAGAATATGCATTTTCACGCATTTGGCATTATAGCTCCAACTGATGCAAAGCCAGAGAAAGTAGAAATTTCATTAAATCCCATCCAAGGAAAATACGTTAAGTCATTACCGTTACACAGGTCGCAAAAGATTTTAGTTGATAATGATGAAGAATTGAGAATTAGTCTTATTGTATATATTACATGGGACCTCATAATGGAATTGCTATCGTATGGTGAGACAATAAAAATACTTGAGCCTAAATCATTAGTTACACAAGTAAAGAATGAATTGGAAACAACGCTCTTCAAATATAAATGA
- a CDS encoding DUF262 domain-containing protein has product MKASNVISDLFLGNNIYVPTYQRAYSWETEIDSEGNGNHVNIFLSDLTEYKKSRTKQPYYFGHFLFEDKENRKYAVIDGQQRLTTIVIFVSTIFSTLKSLRALTDDEQQIFEDMIVRGQKYWFRTVDYDNDFFKDYVLNKRKKDRVGIKTVSCKRIADAYDYFSQFLEAKDEEVLIDYLSIIRNATCTTHVVNNESEAIQMFIFQNNRGKKPSNLEIIKAQFMFNVHLYGGEETEGILEDIKNKFEEIYKSISMIEYRINEDDVLIYSLRVFFNNLDFGNPLERIDKILEKDGSIEFIKEFTFLLSSVFTYLTEFFNDDEKEYIDIHSIIMLGRIGVAIPFIIKCYQFGLSKSDLCELCRSLESLIIRHRIIGTRADVVSRLNQVYKGFSNTNPDVSVIINHINWMKDVDKNSWYWAHWNNLYFSNALNGDISHNVATFLLWKYECYLESGGKGGYRLTRYDKIEKPELEHIAPQTEPKIGGVEAGYCEYDEEFHNEYKNSLGNFLLLSKPHNGSASNRPFKDKRASYNYLAQQRIIQQLTKDDLVWNKSKIEERKNILKQFVLDTF; this is encoded by the coding sequence ATGAAAGCATCAAATGTAATCTCAGACCTTTTCTTAGGAAACAATATTTATGTACCAACCTATCAACGAGCCTATTCGTGGGAGACTGAAATTGACTCCGAAGGTAATGGTAATCATGTCAATATATTTCTTTCAGATTTAACTGAATATAAAAAGAGTCGAACAAAACAACCCTATTATTTCGGGCATTTTCTGTTTGAAGATAAAGAAAACAGAAAATATGCAGTTATAGATGGTCAACAGCGCCTTACTACTATTGTAATTTTCGTATCAACAATTTTTTCTACGCTAAAAAGCTTACGAGCTCTTACTGATGACGAGCAACAAATTTTTGAAGATATGATTGTTAGAGGACAAAAGTACTGGTTTCGAACTGTTGATTACGACAACGATTTTTTTAAAGATTATGTCTTAAATAAAAGAAAGAAAGATAGAGTAGGAATAAAAACAGTCTCATGTAAGCGAATTGCTGATGCTTATGACTACTTCAGCCAATTTTTAGAAGCTAAAGACGAAGAAGTACTGATAGATTACTTATCAATCATACGCAATGCGACTTGTACAACTCATGTTGTTAACAATGAATCTGAGGCAATTCAAATGTTTATTTTTCAGAACAATCGCGGTAAAAAGCCTTCAAATCTTGAAATAATTAAAGCGCAATTTATGTTTAATGTTCATCTATATGGTGGAGAAGAGACTGAAGGGATTTTAGAAGATATCAAAAATAAATTCGAGGAAATTTACAAATCGATATCAATGATTGAATATCGAATAAATGAAGATGATGTATTGATTTATTCATTAAGAGTATTCTTCAATAATCTTGACTTTGGTAATCCTCTTGAAAGAATAGATAAAATATTGGAGAAAGATGGCTCAATAGAATTCATAAAAGAATTCACCTTTTTACTTTCGAGTGTATTTACATACTTGACAGAATTCTTTAATGATGATGAAAAAGAATATATTGATATCCACTCTATCATCATGTTAGGTAGAATTGGTGTTGCAATACCGTTTATTATTAAGTGCTATCAATTCGGTTTATCTAAGAGTGACTTATGTGAGCTATGTAGAAGTCTTGAGTCATTAATAATTCGACATAGAATTATTGGCACAAGGGCAGATGTAGTTTCTAGATTAAATCAAGTATACAAAGGCTTTTCTAATACAAACCCAGATGTTTCTGTGATAATAAATCATATTAACTGGATGAAGGATGTTGACAAAAATTCATGGTACTGGGCTCATTGGAATAATTTATACTTTTCAAATGCGTTAAATGGAGACATTTCCCATAATGTTGCAACATTTTTATTGTGGAAATATGAATGTTACCTTGAGTCTGGTGGCAAAGGTGGTTATCGATTAACTCGTTATGATAAAATTGAAAAACCAGAATTGGAACACATTGCGCCTCAAACTGAACCGAAAATTGGTGGAGTGGAAGCTGGTTATTGTGAGTATGATGAAGAGTTTCATAATGAATATAAAAACAGCCTTGGGAATTTCCTATTGCTGTCAAAGCCGCATAACGGTTCAGCAAGCAATAGACCTTTTAAAGACAAAAGAGCCTCTTATAACTATTTGGCTCAACAACGAATAATTCAACAATTGACTAAGGATGATTTAGTTTGGAATAAATCTAAAATAGAGGAAAGAAAAAATATTCTTAAACAATTTGTATTAGATACATTTTAA
- a CDS encoding AAA family ATPase — MNLQVYQNNEAELLKPSNQFNLASIIADGRGNYVDECLLFIAHFNTVPNFINAISIDCKSALEWFELEYKSEIKNVYFNKIQVDDKEPPEFDDIFFFLYDDLIVDFDTQQSIVRFLFRKTDISIVEKIAGQISEHKFKRKRNVPFISLLVNTRFGIDTKLLKLNSKSVNINTHYNDDFKDIHKTILRRLRKKNDKGLVLLYGKPGTGKTSYIRYLLTKVRKNVIFLPPNMATAITNPDVISILIDNPNSIFVIEDAEKVIVDREYNGDSPVSALLNISDGLLSDCLNIQVICSFNTDISKVDKALTRKGRLIAEYKFSELDKVKSQVLSDKLGFKSVISNPMPLACIYNQHETNTVQSRERRSIGFSRD; from the coding sequence ATGAATTTACAGGTATATCAGAATAATGAGGCTGAACTTTTAAAGCCTTCAAATCAATTCAATTTAGCATCTATTATTGCAGATGGTAGAGGGAATTATGTTGATGAATGCTTGCTCTTTATAGCCCACTTTAATACTGTGCCAAATTTTATCAATGCAATTTCTATAGATTGTAAATCTGCTTTGGAATGGTTTGAGTTAGAGTACAAATCTGAAATAAAGAACGTCTATTTTAATAAGATACAGGTTGATGACAAAGAGCCTCCAGAATTTGATGATATTTTCTTTTTTCTTTATGACGACCTGATAGTAGACTTTGATACACAACAGTCAATAGTAAGGTTCCTATTTCGCAAAACTGACATTAGTATAGTTGAAAAGATTGCCGGGCAAATCAGTGAACACAAGTTTAAGAGGAAAAGAAATGTCCCTTTTATTTCACTTCTGGTTAATACAAGGTTTGGTATAGACACTAAGTTGCTCAAACTTAATAGTAAAAGTGTCAACATTAATACTCATTATAATGACGACTTTAAAGACATCCACAAAACAATACTTAGACGGTTACGAAAGAAGAATGATAAAGGATTAGTACTACTATATGGTAAGCCAGGAACAGGCAAAACATCATATATCAGGTATTTACTAACTAAGGTGAGAAAGAATGTCATATTTCTTCCGCCAAACATGGCTACCGCAATTACCAATCCGGATGTGATTTCTATTCTTATAGATAATCCAAACTCCATTTTTGTAATTGAAGATGCTGAAAAGGTAATAGTTGACAGAGAATACAATGGGGACTCACCTGTATCCGCGTTATTGAACATTTCTGATGGATTACTCTCCGATTGTCTCAATATCCAGGTTATATGTTCCTTTAATACTGATATATCTAAGGTAGATAAAGCTTTAACCAGAAAGGGTAGACTGATTGCAGAATACAAATTTAGTGAGCTGGATAAGGTAAAATCTCAAGTACTTTCAGACAAACTGGGCTTCAAATCAGTAATTTCTAATCCAATGCCCCTAGCTTGCATATACAATCAGCATGAAACAAATACTGTCCAATCAAGAGAACGACGAAGTATAGGTTTCTCAAGAGATTAA
- a CDS encoding DUF499 domain-containing protein yields MAITQFQKDNLSKGLGLFIEAIRFYIVGVMTKEYNDSWPADFADALSPVQKGHWDDGLRNGTSPEKLIDYQYLKSFAIRHKNLLKDDFGRKAGNVPNLFDEIYTVRNSVAHYSDVEEDDATKAWINMTSIAKTLGMTELEEELSKLRNAQDEQELKSTVSATTAQPWFRVVSPHLDIRSGRLDESVFAANLAEVALDRGNSVYSNSALFFSKTYVTQGLKTIAKRVVKGLNGNEDAENRVISLQTGFGGGKTHTLISLFHLAKMGKKAENSADTADIIKATGVPEFDSANIAVFTNTTNDAATGRTTDDGIHINTVWGELAYQLGGKSAYDIIKANDEQKVAPGGLFKKVLEHCKPALILIDELADYCVKAGGVKVGNNTLADQTISFMGELTQAIAETNNCVAVITLPASPQEIGTTLEAQTVLNVLQTRVGRIAADTLPVTKDEIFEVIRRRLFEDIADESIIQFAVAEYEMLYNSMTGELPSEAYKVEYKKKIAKAYPFHPELIDIFRIRWASNHDFQRTRGVLRLLAAIVSDLWKRQQSLPGSNLLIHPSDINFSNLDALSGQLKKLEGNGYDAVITADVSGSSSNAFKIDSDIKEYGDWYLTQGISAVILLNTLGSDGANKGVSIADIKLQVLKPNGFNHNSINAALDQLENKAHYLYYSTTGQKRYWFHTKPNINILINQTKGDIKPIDIESEIVKRLREQTNNLQLFGRAIVAPDDDIAEQQKPTLVILSPKYYANPDTVNGNTKPKIESLALKRGNSDRIYRNTLLFLVCSEVGYSKLQADVREYLACTKINADYGNQLERDQKDDIKRKIEEATKQVNQSLVSAYSILIKHSAKNGVETIVAKEFALTIERQINDNLLDLLKNEEWMLDSVGINTLRKNGLLPSPGYPVKVKDIYDAFIRYDDKPMVRNIDAVQSSLERYNNQGEFCVAAGNGKNFTEFYYKKIVPFFDVQDETYWLIDKSEVPVEQPAGDTSPAGTAPSTQGVGNNNINTPSTNNDSDTSTTTIIKSLTVSGHIPLEYYTQIYSSFIQQLIHNDVQIEIKISGKTKPSKIITENSQEYKIIKESAKQLGLNLEEEK; encoded by the coding sequence ATGGCAATTACTCAATTCCAAAAAGACAATCTCTCTAAAGGTTTAGGCCTGTTTATAGAAGCTATACGTTTCTATATAGTGGGCGTTATGACCAAAGAATATAATGATTCCTGGCCGGCAGATTTTGCCGATGCTTTATCTCCTGTTCAGAAAGGCCATTGGGACGATGGCTTGCGAAATGGTACGTCTCCTGAAAAGTTGATAGACTATCAATATCTTAAAAGCTTTGCCATCAGGCACAAGAATCTGTTGAAAGATGACTTTGGCAGGAAGGCTGGCAATGTTCCTAACTTGTTTGATGAGATTTATACAGTCCGTAATAGTGTTGCACACTACTCAGATGTAGAAGAAGATGATGCCACAAAAGCATGGATAAACATGACAAGTATTGCCAAAACACTTGGCATGACGGAGTTGGAAGAGGAATTGAGTAAGCTACGCAATGCACAAGACGAGCAAGAGTTAAAATCAACGGTAAGTGCTACTACAGCACAGCCTTGGTTCAGGGTGGTGTCGCCTCATCTTGATATACGCTCAGGTAGATTAGATGAAAGTGTGTTTGCAGCTAACCTTGCAGAAGTAGCCTTAGACAGGGGGAACTCTGTTTATAGCAATTCAGCCTTATTCTTTTCTAAAACCTATGTTACTCAAGGCTTAAAGACTATTGCTAAAAGAGTAGTGAAGGGATTGAATGGTAACGAAGATGCAGAGAATAGAGTAATCAGCTTACAAACAGGCTTCGGTGGTGGTAAAACACACACTTTGATTAGCCTCTTTCACCTTGCCAAAATGGGCAAAAAAGCTGAGAATAGTGCTGATACGGCAGACATTATTAAAGCAACCGGTGTGCCTGAATTCGACAGTGCCAATATTGCTGTATTTACTAATACAACAAATGATGCAGCTACTGGTAGAACAACTGATGACGGAATCCATATTAATACAGTTTGGGGAGAATTAGCCTACCAATTAGGAGGTAAATCTGCATATGATATTATAAAGGCAAATGACGAACAAAAGGTTGCTCCTGGAGGGTTATTCAAAAAAGTATTAGAGCATTGCAAGCCTGCTTTGATACTTATAGATGAGTTAGCGGATTATTGCGTGAAGGCGGGAGGAGTGAAAGTAGGTAACAATACTCTTGCAGACCAGACAATTAGTTTTATGGGGGAGCTTACACAAGCTATCGCTGAAACCAATAACTGTGTCGCAGTGATTACTTTGCCAGCGAGCCCTCAAGAGATTGGTACTACATTGGAGGCTCAAACAGTATTAAATGTTTTGCAAACTCGCGTAGGCAGAATTGCTGCAGATACATTACCTGTTACCAAAGATGAAATATTTGAAGTTATAAGAAGAAGATTGTTTGAAGATATTGCTGATGAATCTATCATACAATTTGCTGTTGCAGAATATGAAATGCTTTATAATAGCATGACTGGTGAGCTCCCATCTGAAGCCTATAAAGTCGAGTATAAAAAGAAAATTGCGAAGGCGTATCCGTTTCATCCTGAACTGATAGATATTTTCAGAATTAGGTGGGCAAGTAATCATGATTTCCAACGAACCAGGGGAGTATTACGCTTATTAGCTGCTATAGTGAGTGACCTTTGGAAAAGACAGCAATCTTTACCCGGCAGCAATCTGTTGATACATCCATCTGATATTAATTTTAGCAACCTGGATGCATTAAGTGGCCAACTTAAGAAACTGGAAGGGAACGGCTATGATGCAGTAATTACTGCAGATGTTTCAGGTAGTTCGTCAAATGCGTTTAAGATAGACAGTGATATTAAAGAATATGGAGACTGGTATCTGACTCAAGGTATATCAGCAGTAATACTTTTGAATACTTTGGGTAGTGATGGAGCAAACAAAGGAGTTAGTATTGCTGATATTAAACTACAAGTTCTAAAGCCAAATGGGTTTAATCACAATAGTATTAATGCCGCATTAGACCAACTTGAAAACAAAGCACACTACCTATACTACAGCACAACCGGACAAAAAAGGTATTGGTTCCATACCAAGCCAAACATTAATATCCTTATTAATCAAACTAAAGGTGATATTAAGCCGATTGATATTGAATCTGAAATTGTAAAAAGGTTAAGGGAGCAAACAAATAACCTTCAATTATTTGGCAGAGCAATAGTTGCCCCTGATGACGATATTGCTGAACAACAGAAGCCGACGTTAGTCATACTTAGCCCAAAGTACTATGCGAATCCAGATACGGTAAACGGAAACACAAAGCCTAAAATTGAAAGTCTTGCACTTAAAAGAGGGAATAGTGATAGAATTTACAGAAATACATTATTGTTTCTTGTTTGTTCAGAAGTAGGTTATAGTAAGTTACAGGCTGATGTAAGGGAGTATTTGGCCTGTACTAAAATCAATGCTGATTATGGAAATCAATTGGAAAGAGACCAGAAGGATGACATTAAACGTAAGATTGAAGAGGCTACAAAACAAGTAAATCAATCTTTAGTTTCTGCTTACAGCATATTAATAAAGCATTCGGCAAAAAATGGAGTTGAGACAATCGTTGCAAAAGAGTTTGCATTGACAATAGAGCGACAGATAAACGACAACTTGCTTGATTTGTTGAAGAATGAGGAATGGATGTTAGATTCTGTGGGTATAAACACCCTAAGGAAAAATGGATTGCTACCTTCTCCTGGCTACCCTGTAAAAGTAAAAGACATTTACGATGCTTTCATTCGCTATGATGACAAGCCAATGGTTAGAAATATTGATGCAGTTCAGAGTAGCCTTGAACGGTATAATAATCAAGGTGAGTTTTGCGTGGCTGCGGGAAATGGAAAAAACTTTACAGAGTTCTATTACAAAAAAATTGTTCCATTCTTTGATGTACAGGACGAAACATATTGGCTAATTGACAAATCAGAAGTTCCTGTTGAGCAACCTGCTGGAGATACTTCTCCAGCAGGAACAGCTCCATCAACTCAAGGTGTAGGTAACAATAATATCAATACACCAAGTACAAATAATGATTCTGATACTTCAACAACAACAATAATAAAGTCGCTTACTGTATCTGGACATATACCACTTGAATATTATACGCAGATATATTCAAGCTTTATTCAGCAACTAATACACAATGATGTTCAGATTGAAATCAAAATATCAGGTAAAACAAAGCCTTCAAAAATAATCACAGAGAACAGTCAGGAGTATAAAATAATAAAAGAGTCTGCTAAACAATTAGGGTTGAACCTTGAAGAAGAAAAGTAG